Proteins co-encoded in one Prunus persica cultivar Lovell chromosome G6, Prunus_persica_NCBIv2, whole genome shotgun sequence genomic window:
- the LOC18772018 gene encoding ABC transporter G family member 28 isoform X4, with product MRAKYSTDTVISYLLGSKTILVEEQISGLISRVVKSYSVRVDHIVRLPSKKILAVVVSAHCRHYCRQGSTSQEQCFRMATCKSQSENQNITAYGILLFAGLIFILLIIYNCSDQVLATREKRQAKSREKAVQSVRETAQAREKWKSAKDIAKKHAVGLSSQFSRTFSRRKSTRHSDQLKGLGQAKPGTDAALPPMPPNEQSAGTSKGKKKDKSSLTQMIHAIEEDPNSHEGFNLEIGDKNIKKQTGKAPKGKQLHTQSQIFKYAYGQIEKEKALQEQNANLTFSGVIQMAGDTEISKRPPIEVAFKDLTLTLKGKNKHLMRCVTGKISPGRVSAVMGPSGAGKTTFLSALAGKIKGCTMSGMILVNGKMESIHSYKKIIGFVPQDDIVHGNLTVEENLWFSARCRLSADLPKPEKVLVVERVIESLGLQAVRDSLVGTVERRGISGGQRKRVNVGLEMVMEPSLLILDEPTSGLDSSSSNLLLRALRREALEGVNICMVVHQPSYTLFKMFDDLILLAKGGLTVYHGSVKKVEEYFATLGITVPERVNPPDYFIDILEGIVKPSTSSGVTYKQLPVRWMLHNGYPVPMDMLQSSDGMAASAGENSAHGGSTPNAGSDGQSFAGDFWQDVKCHVEVNKDALQHNFLKSSDLSERITPGVFQQYRYFLGRGGKQRLREARTQAVDFLILLIAGVCLGTLAKVSDETFGAIGYTYTVIAVSLLCKIAALRTFGLDKLHYWRESSSGMSSLAYFLSRDTIDLFNTIIKPLVYLSMFYFFNNPRSSVIDNFIVLLCLVYCVTGIAYALAIYLAPGPAQLWSVLLPVVLTLIANYNENKFVSRIADLCYTKWALEAFVIANAKRYSGVWLITRCGSLMKTGYDLNHWYRSLIFLIITGMVSRCIAYLLLVLFQKK from the exons ATGCGAGCC AAATATTCTACAGATACAGTTATCAGCTACCTCCTGGGAAGCAAAACCATACTTGTGGAGGAGCAGATAAGTGGGCTGATTTCTCGAGTAGTAAAGAGTTATTCTGTTCGGGTGGATCATATTGTCCGTCTACCATCCAAAAAAATCCTTGCAGTAGTGG TTTCTGCCCATTGCAGACATTATTGCAGGCAAGGTTCCACATCTCAGGAAC AGTGTTTCCGGATGGCGACTTGTAAGTCACaatcagaaaatcaaaatattacTGCATACGGTATCCTGCTTTTT GCTGGATTAATTTTCATCCTtctcattatatataattgttctGACCAAGTTCTCGCCACCCGAGAGAAAAGACAAGCAAAATCCAGGGAAAAAGCAGTTCAAAGTGTAAGAGAAACTGCTCAAGCGCGTGAAAAATGGAAATCTGCAAAAGACATTGCTAAGAAGCATGCAGTTGGACTGTCATCACAATTTTCACGTACATTTTCTCGCCGAAAATCTACCAGGCATTCGGACCAGCTGAAAGGACTGGGACAAGCTAAACCTGGAACAGATGCTGCCTTGCCACCTATGCCACCCAATGAGCAATCAGCTGGAACAtctaaaggaaagaaaaaagacaaaagcaGCCTCACACAAATGATACATGCAATCGAGGAAGATCCAAATAGTCATGAAGGTTTCAATCTAGAGATAGgagataaaaatattaaaaagcaaacaggAAAAGCACCAAAAGGTAAGCAGTTGCATACTCAGAGTCAAATTTTCAAGTATGCATATGGTCAAATTGAGAAGGAAAAGGCATTACAAGAGCAGAATGCAAACTTAACCTTCTCTGGGGTTATACAAATGGCTGGTGATACTGAAATCAGTAAGAGGCCTCCAATTGAGGTTGCTTTTAAAGATCTAACCCTCAcattgaaaggaaaaaacaaacatcttATGAGGTGCGTGACTGGGAAAATATCACCCGGGAGGGTTTCAGCTGTCATGGGTCCATCTGGAGCTGGAAAAACAACGTTTCTTTCTGCTTTGGCTGGAAAAATTAAGGGATGCACCATGAGCGGTATGATACTTGTAAATGGAAAGATGGAATCCATCCATTCATACAAGAAAATCATTGGCTTTGTGCCACAAGATGATATTGTGCATGGAAATTTGACAGTAGAAGAAAATCTCTGGTTCAGCGCAAGATGCAG ACTCTCTGCTGATCTGCCTAAACCAGAAAAGGTCTTAGTCGTTGAAAGAGTTATTGAATCCTTGGGCCTGCAGGCAGTGCGGGATTCCCTGGTTGGAACGGTGGAGAGGCGAGGAATCTCTGGAGGTCAAAGAAAGCGAGTAAATGTTGGGCTGGAAATGGTCATGGAACCATCACTTCTAATTTTAGATGAACCCACATCAGGTTTGGATAGTTCATCTTCTAATTTGTTGCTGAGAGCTCTTAGACGTGAGGCTCTTGAAGGAGTTAACATTTGCATGGTTGTCCACCAACCTAG CTACACATTGTTCAAGATGTTTGATGATTTGATCCTTCTGGCTAAAGGTGGACTTACGGTGTATCATGGATCAGTGAAGAAAGTTGAAGAGTACTTTGCTACCCTTGGGATTACTGTCCCTGAGCGTGTCAACCCTCCAGACTATTTCATTGACATTTTGGAAGGCATAGTAAAACCAAGCACAAGCTCTGGGGTGACCTATAAGCAACTACCTGTTAGATGGATGCTTCACAATGGGTACCCCGTTCCTATGGACATGCTCCAAAGTTCTGATGGAATGGCTGCATCTGCAGGCGAAAATTCAGCTCATGGAGGAAGTACTCCAAATGCTGGATCTGATGGACAGTCCTTTGCTGGAGACTTTTGGCAGGATGTCAAGTGTCATGTTGAGGTGAATAAGGACGCTTTACAACATAACTTCTTGAAGTCAAGCGACTTATCTGAGCGGATTACCCCTGGTGTGTTCCAGCAATATAGATACTTCCTTGGGAG GGGTGGTAAGCAGCGGTTACGAGAAGCTAGGACCCAAGCTGTAgattttctgattttattGATTGCCGGAGTCTGCTTAGGAACACTTGCCAAAGTGAGCGATGAAACCTTTGGTGCAATTGGTTATACATACACTGTCATAGCAGTTT CTCTCCTGTGCAAGATTGCAGCTTTGAGAACATTTGGACTGGATAAATTGCACTACTGGAGAGAGAGCTCTTCTGGCATGAGTAGCTTGGCTTACTTTCTGTCGAGGGATACAATTGATCTTTTCAATACAATCATTAAGCCTCTAGTGTATCTCTCAATGTTCTATTTCTTCAACAACCCAAGATCATCCGTCATAGATAATTTCATCGTTTTGCTTTGTCTGGTTTACTGCGTGACTGGTATAGCTTATGCCCTGGCTATCTACCTGGCACCTGGTCCAGCCCAACTG TGGTCGGTACTTCTTCCAGTCGTTTTGACTCTAATAGCAAACTATAATGAGAACAAATTTGTTTCAAGAATAGCTGATTTGTGCTACACTAAGTGGGCTTTGGAAGCTTTTGTCATAGCAAATGCTAAAAG GTATTCTGGAGTGTGGTTAATCACACGATGTGGTTCACTTATGAAAACTGGCTATGATCTCAATCATTGGTACCGTAGTTTAATCTTCCTCATCATTACTGGTATGGTTTCTCGATGCATTGCATACTTGTTACTGGTACTCTTCCAAAAGAAGTAA
- the LOC18772018 gene encoding ABC transporter G family member 28 isoform X6: MALLACSLARRVLTAHLQNSIMKLVHASHTVISYLLGSKTILVEEQISGLISRVVKSYSVRVDHIVRLPSKKILAVVVSAHCRHYCRQGSTSQEQCFRMATCKSQSENQNITAYGILLFAGLIFILLIIYNCSDQVLATREKRQAKSREKAVQSVRETAQAREKWKSAKDIAKKHAVGLSSQFSRTFSRRKSTRHSDQLKGLGQAKPGTDAALPPMPPNEQSAGTSKGKKKDKSSLTQMIHAIEEDPNSHEGFNLEIGDKNIKKQTGKAPKGKQLHTQSQIFKYAYGQIEKEKALQEQNANLTFSGVIQMAGDTEISKRPPIEVAFKDLTLTLKGKNKHLMRCVTGKISPGRVSAVMGPSGAGKTTFLSALAGKIKGCTMSGMILVNGKMESIHSYKKIIGFVPQDDIVHGNLTVEENLWFSARCRLSADLPKPEKVLVVERVIESLGLQAVRDSLVGTVERRGISGGQRKRVNVGLEMVMEPSLLILDEPTSGLDSSSSNLLLRALRREALEGVNICMVVHQPSYTLFKMFDDLILLAKGGLTVYHGSVKKVEEYFATLGITVPERVNPPDYFIDILEGIVKPSTSSGVTYKQLPVRWMLHNGYPVPMDMLQSSDGMAASAGENSAHGGSTPNAGSDGQSFAGDFWQDVKCHVEVNKDALQHNFLKSSDLSERITPGVFQQYRYFLGRGGKQRLREARTQAVDFLILLIAGVCLGTLAKVSDETFGAIGYTYTVIAVSLLCKIAALRTFGLDKLHYWRESSSGMSSLAYFLSRDTIDLFNTIIKPLVYLSMFYFFNNPRSSVIDNFIVLLCLVYCVTGIAYALAIYLAPGPAQLWSVLLPVVLTLIANYNENKFVSRIADLCYTKWALEAFVIANAKRYSGVWLITRCGSLMKTGYDLNHWYRSLIFLIITGMVSRCIAYLLLVLFQKK, encoded by the exons ATGGCCTTACTTGCATGCTCC CTTGCCCGAAGGGTGCTTACTGCCCATTTGCAAAACTCAATAATGAAACTGGTACATGCGAGCC ATACAGTTATCAGCTACCTCCTGGGAAGCAAAACCATACTTGTGGAGGAGCAGATAAGTGGGCTGATTTCTCGAGTAGTAAAGAGTTATTCTGTTCGGGTGGATCATATTGTCCGTCTACCATCCAAAAAAATCCTTGCAGTAGTGG TTTCTGCCCATTGCAGACATTATTGCAGGCAAGGTTCCACATCTCAGGAAC AGTGTTTCCGGATGGCGACTTGTAAGTCACaatcagaaaatcaaaatattacTGCATACGGTATCCTGCTTTTT GCTGGATTAATTTTCATCCTtctcattatatataattgttctGACCAAGTTCTCGCCACCCGAGAGAAAAGACAAGCAAAATCCAGGGAAAAAGCAGTTCAAAGTGTAAGAGAAACTGCTCAAGCGCGTGAAAAATGGAAATCTGCAAAAGACATTGCTAAGAAGCATGCAGTTGGACTGTCATCACAATTTTCACGTACATTTTCTCGCCGAAAATCTACCAGGCATTCGGACCAGCTGAAAGGACTGGGACAAGCTAAACCTGGAACAGATGCTGCCTTGCCACCTATGCCACCCAATGAGCAATCAGCTGGAACAtctaaaggaaagaaaaaagacaaaagcaGCCTCACACAAATGATACATGCAATCGAGGAAGATCCAAATAGTCATGAAGGTTTCAATCTAGAGATAGgagataaaaatattaaaaagcaaacaggAAAAGCACCAAAAGGTAAGCAGTTGCATACTCAGAGTCAAATTTTCAAGTATGCATATGGTCAAATTGAGAAGGAAAAGGCATTACAAGAGCAGAATGCAAACTTAACCTTCTCTGGGGTTATACAAATGGCTGGTGATACTGAAATCAGTAAGAGGCCTCCAATTGAGGTTGCTTTTAAAGATCTAACCCTCAcattgaaaggaaaaaacaaacatcttATGAGGTGCGTGACTGGGAAAATATCACCCGGGAGGGTTTCAGCTGTCATGGGTCCATCTGGAGCTGGAAAAACAACGTTTCTTTCTGCTTTGGCTGGAAAAATTAAGGGATGCACCATGAGCGGTATGATACTTGTAAATGGAAAGATGGAATCCATCCATTCATACAAGAAAATCATTGGCTTTGTGCCACAAGATGATATTGTGCATGGAAATTTGACAGTAGAAGAAAATCTCTGGTTCAGCGCAAGATGCAG ACTCTCTGCTGATCTGCCTAAACCAGAAAAGGTCTTAGTCGTTGAAAGAGTTATTGAATCCTTGGGCCTGCAGGCAGTGCGGGATTCCCTGGTTGGAACGGTGGAGAGGCGAGGAATCTCTGGAGGTCAAAGAAAGCGAGTAAATGTTGGGCTGGAAATGGTCATGGAACCATCACTTCTAATTTTAGATGAACCCACATCAGGTTTGGATAGTTCATCTTCTAATTTGTTGCTGAGAGCTCTTAGACGTGAGGCTCTTGAAGGAGTTAACATTTGCATGGTTGTCCACCAACCTAG CTACACATTGTTCAAGATGTTTGATGATTTGATCCTTCTGGCTAAAGGTGGACTTACGGTGTATCATGGATCAGTGAAGAAAGTTGAAGAGTACTTTGCTACCCTTGGGATTACTGTCCCTGAGCGTGTCAACCCTCCAGACTATTTCATTGACATTTTGGAAGGCATAGTAAAACCAAGCACAAGCTCTGGGGTGACCTATAAGCAACTACCTGTTAGATGGATGCTTCACAATGGGTACCCCGTTCCTATGGACATGCTCCAAAGTTCTGATGGAATGGCTGCATCTGCAGGCGAAAATTCAGCTCATGGAGGAAGTACTCCAAATGCTGGATCTGATGGACAGTCCTTTGCTGGAGACTTTTGGCAGGATGTCAAGTGTCATGTTGAGGTGAATAAGGACGCTTTACAACATAACTTCTTGAAGTCAAGCGACTTATCTGAGCGGATTACCCCTGGTGTGTTCCAGCAATATAGATACTTCCTTGGGAG GGGTGGTAAGCAGCGGTTACGAGAAGCTAGGACCCAAGCTGTAgattttctgattttattGATTGCCGGAGTCTGCTTAGGAACACTTGCCAAAGTGAGCGATGAAACCTTTGGTGCAATTGGTTATACATACACTGTCATAGCAGTTT CTCTCCTGTGCAAGATTGCAGCTTTGAGAACATTTGGACTGGATAAATTGCACTACTGGAGAGAGAGCTCTTCTGGCATGAGTAGCTTGGCTTACTTTCTGTCGAGGGATACAATTGATCTTTTCAATACAATCATTAAGCCTCTAGTGTATCTCTCAATGTTCTATTTCTTCAACAACCCAAGATCATCCGTCATAGATAATTTCATCGTTTTGCTTTGTCTGGTTTACTGCGTGACTGGTATAGCTTATGCCCTGGCTATCTACCTGGCACCTGGTCCAGCCCAACTG TGGTCGGTACTTCTTCCAGTCGTTTTGACTCTAATAGCAAACTATAATGAGAACAAATTTGTTTCAAGAATAGCTGATTTGTGCTACACTAAGTGGGCTTTGGAAGCTTTTGTCATAGCAAATGCTAAAAG GTATTCTGGAGTGTGGTTAATCACACGATGTGGTTCACTTATGAAAACTGGCTATGATCTCAATCATTGGTACCGTAGTTTAATCTTCCTCATCATTACTGGTATGGTTTCTCGATGCATTGCATACTTGTTACTGGTACTCTTCCAAAAGAAGTAA
- the LOC18772018 gene encoding ABC transporter G family member 28 isoform X3 produces the protein MISRDREQLKDLSVRVFSVLLFFSFFSLPLPRIAGQDTASYDLATELVLSRYSNLTPVFKDELQSKFSFCIVDIDEDWDGAFNFSKDSRFISNCAKKMAGGSIGEVLGRLCTAAEIKLYSEGLLQSGKTSYLKPNKNCNLSSWVSGCEPGWACGSSEKVDPKNRSYVPVRSNDCAPCCEGFFCPHGLTCMLPCPKGAYCPFAKLNNETGTCEPYSYQLPPGKQNHTCGGADKWADFSSSKELFCSGGSYCPSTIQKNPCSISAHCRHYCRQGSTSQEQCFRMATCKSQSENQNITAYGILLFAGLIFILLIIYNCSDQVLATREKRQAKSREKAVQSVRETAQAREKWKSAKDIAKKHAVGLSSQFSRTFSRRKSTRHSDQLKGLGQAKPGTDAALPPMPPNEQSAGTSKGKKKDKSSLTQMIHAIEEDPNSHEGFNLEIGDKNIKKQTGKAPKGKQLHTQSQIFKYAYGQIEKEKALQEQNANLTFSGVIQMAGDTEISKRPPIEVAFKDLTLTLKGKNKHLMRCVTGKISPGRVSAVMGPSGAGKTTFLSALAGKIKGCTMSGMILVNGKMESIHSYKKIIGFVPQDDIVHGNLTVEENLWFSARCRLSADLPKPEKVLVVERVIESLGLQAVRDSLVGTVERRGISGGQRKRVNVGLEMVMEPSLLILDEPTSGLDSSSSNLLLRALRREALEGVNICMVVHQPSYTLFKMFDDLILLAKGGLTVYHGSVKKVEEYFATLGITVPERVNPPDYFIDILEGIVKPSTSSGVTYKQLPVRWMLHNGYPVPMDMLQSSDGMAASAGENSAHGGSTPNAGSDGQSFAGDFWQDVKCHVEVNKDALQHNFLKSSDLSERITPGVFQQYRYFLGRGGKQRLREARTQAVDFLILLIAGVCLGTLAKVSDETFGAIGYTYTVIAVCGGE, from the exons ATGATCAGCAGAGACAGAGAACAACTCAAAGATCTCTCTGTTAGGGTTTTCTCtgttctccttttcttcagcTTCTTCAGCTTACCTCTGCCCCGAATTGCTGGGCAGGACACGGCAAGCTATGATCTCGCCACCGAGCTCGTCTTGAGCCGCTATTCCAATCTCACCCCTGTCTTCAAAGACGAACTTCAGAGTAAATTTAGCTTCTGCATCGTCGACAT AGACGAGGACTGGGATGGGGCTTTCAATTTCTCAAAAGACTCAAGGTTCATTTCCAACTGCGCTAAGAAAATGGCAG GTGGATCAATTGGAGAGGTTTTGGGCCGATTGTGCACAGCTGCAGAGATCAAGCTGTATTCTGAAGGTTTATTACAATCCGGGAAAACCAGTTACTTGAAACCGAACAAGAACTGCAATCTGTCATCGTGGGTTTCTGGATGTGAGCCTGGGTGGGCGTGTGGTTCTTCTGAGAAAGTTGACCCGAAAAATCGATCCTATGTGCCTGTCAGAAGCAATGACTGTGCACCTTGTTGTGAGGGTTTCTTCTGCCCTCATGGCCTTACTTGCATGCTCC CTTGCCCGAAGGGTGCTTACTGCCCATTTGCAAAACTCAATAATGAAACTGGTACATGCGAGCC ATACAGTTATCAGCTACCTCCTGGGAAGCAAAACCATACTTGTGGAGGAGCAGATAAGTGGGCTGATTTCTCGAGTAGTAAAGAGTTATTCTGTTCGGGTGGATCATATTGTCCGTCTACCATCCAAAAAAATCCTTGCAGTA TTTCTGCCCATTGCAGACATTATTGCAGGCAAGGTTCCACATCTCAGGAAC AGTGTTTCCGGATGGCGACTTGTAAGTCACaatcagaaaatcaaaatattacTGCATACGGTATCCTGCTTTTT GCTGGATTAATTTTCATCCTtctcattatatataattgttctGACCAAGTTCTCGCCACCCGAGAGAAAAGACAAGCAAAATCCAGGGAAAAAGCAGTTCAAAGTGTAAGAGAAACTGCTCAAGCGCGTGAAAAATGGAAATCTGCAAAAGACATTGCTAAGAAGCATGCAGTTGGACTGTCATCACAATTTTCACGTACATTTTCTCGCCGAAAATCTACCAGGCATTCGGACCAGCTGAAAGGACTGGGACAAGCTAAACCTGGAACAGATGCTGCCTTGCCACCTATGCCACCCAATGAGCAATCAGCTGGAACAtctaaaggaaagaaaaaagacaaaagcaGCCTCACACAAATGATACATGCAATCGAGGAAGATCCAAATAGTCATGAAGGTTTCAATCTAGAGATAGgagataaaaatattaaaaagcaaacaggAAAAGCACCAAAAGGTAAGCAGTTGCATACTCAGAGTCAAATTTTCAAGTATGCATATGGTCAAATTGAGAAGGAAAAGGCATTACAAGAGCAGAATGCAAACTTAACCTTCTCTGGGGTTATACAAATGGCTGGTGATACTGAAATCAGTAAGAGGCCTCCAATTGAGGTTGCTTTTAAAGATCTAACCCTCAcattgaaaggaaaaaacaaacatcttATGAGGTGCGTGACTGGGAAAATATCACCCGGGAGGGTTTCAGCTGTCATGGGTCCATCTGGAGCTGGAAAAACAACGTTTCTTTCTGCTTTGGCTGGAAAAATTAAGGGATGCACCATGAGCGGTATGATACTTGTAAATGGAAAGATGGAATCCATCCATTCATACAAGAAAATCATTGGCTTTGTGCCACAAGATGATATTGTGCATGGAAATTTGACAGTAGAAGAAAATCTCTGGTTCAGCGCAAGATGCAG ACTCTCTGCTGATCTGCCTAAACCAGAAAAGGTCTTAGTCGTTGAAAGAGTTATTGAATCCTTGGGCCTGCAGGCAGTGCGGGATTCCCTGGTTGGAACGGTGGAGAGGCGAGGAATCTCTGGAGGTCAAAGAAAGCGAGTAAATGTTGGGCTGGAAATGGTCATGGAACCATCACTTCTAATTTTAGATGAACCCACATCAGGTTTGGATAGTTCATCTTCTAATTTGTTGCTGAGAGCTCTTAGACGTGAGGCTCTTGAAGGAGTTAACATTTGCATGGTTGTCCACCAACCTAG CTACACATTGTTCAAGATGTTTGATGATTTGATCCTTCTGGCTAAAGGTGGACTTACGGTGTATCATGGATCAGTGAAGAAAGTTGAAGAGTACTTTGCTACCCTTGGGATTACTGTCCCTGAGCGTGTCAACCCTCCAGACTATTTCATTGACATTTTGGAAGGCATAGTAAAACCAAGCACAAGCTCTGGGGTGACCTATAAGCAACTACCTGTTAGATGGATGCTTCACAATGGGTACCCCGTTCCTATGGACATGCTCCAAAGTTCTGATGGAATGGCTGCATCTGCAGGCGAAAATTCAGCTCATGGAGGAAGTACTCCAAATGCTGGATCTGATGGACAGTCCTTTGCTGGAGACTTTTGGCAGGATGTCAAGTGTCATGTTGAGGTGAATAAGGACGCTTTACAACATAACTTCTTGAAGTCAAGCGACTTATCTGAGCGGATTACCCCTGGTGTGTTCCAGCAATATAGATACTTCCTTGGGAG GGGTGGTAAGCAGCGGTTACGAGAAGCTAGGACCCAAGCTGTAgattttctgattttattGATTGCCGGAGTCTGCTTAGGAACACTTGCCAAAGTGAGCGATGAAACCTTTGGTGCAATTGGTTATACATACACTGTCATAGCAGTTT GTGGAGGAGAATAG